The proteins below come from a single Gordonia pseudamarae genomic window:
- a CDS encoding metallophosphoesterase family protein, producing the protein MTASLFDLPEFEPLPGMESLGPARPAPVTRLVSEPEPEVEPGARPAAEAVERTPAPPDDGRSTAHSVTFVHTADWQIGMTRHYLDAEAAHSYAAARREAITRIGAVARETGAEFIVVSGDVFEDHRVADRTIRQTMDVLAACGVPVYLLPGNHDTADPASVYRSRAFVDACPANVTVLSADGVVRVREGIELVPAPWAHKHPLTDLVNKQIERAGGNEHGVIRIVVGHGGVDTIVPGDDPALISVDALERAVESGLVDYVALGDRHSVTDVGGGGRIWYSGAHEVTNFDHIEAEPGHVLAVTLRRAGDRRDIEVTPHRVGEWSFRSISRDIAGADDVEALRAELEAIADKTRVVVQLGLVGSLTIAENAVLEEMLEQFRDRFAALVPWTKNDDLTVVGAESDIESLGVAGYAAEAAHELLGIADSSDDESAQAARDALALLRRLASR; encoded by the coding sequence ATGACGGCGTCGCTGTTCGACCTGCCCGAGTTCGAGCCGCTCCCCGGCATGGAGTCACTTGGCCCGGCCCGGCCCGCACCGGTGACGCGGCTGGTCTCCGAGCCCGAACCCGAGGTCGAACCCGGGGCCCGGCCCGCGGCCGAGGCCGTCGAGCGGACGCCTGCGCCCCCGGACGACGGGCGGTCGACGGCACACTCGGTGACGTTCGTGCACACCGCGGACTGGCAGATCGGCATGACGCGGCACTATCTCGACGCCGAGGCCGCCCACTCCTACGCCGCGGCCCGGCGTGAGGCGATCACCCGGATCGGTGCGGTCGCCCGCGAGACCGGTGCCGAGTTCATCGTCGTCAGCGGCGACGTCTTCGAGGATCACCGGGTGGCGGACAGGACTATCCGCCAGACCATGGACGTGCTGGCCGCGTGCGGTGTGCCGGTGTATTTGTTGCCCGGCAACCACGACACCGCCGACCCGGCGAGCGTGTACCGGTCCCGCGCCTTCGTCGACGCCTGCCCTGCCAATGTGACCGTGCTGTCGGCCGACGGGGTGGTGCGGGTGCGCGAGGGCATCGAGCTGGTGCCGGCGCCCTGGGCGCACAAGCATCCGCTCACCGACCTGGTCAACAAGCAGATCGAGCGTGCGGGCGGCAACGAGCACGGCGTGATCCGCATCGTCGTCGGGCATGGCGGCGTCGACACGATCGTGCCCGGTGACGATCCCGCGCTGATCTCGGTCGATGCCCTGGAGCGGGCCGTCGAGTCCGGCCTGGTCGACTATGTGGCGCTCGGTGACCGGCATTCGGTCACCGACGTGGGTGGCGGCGGGCGCATCTGGTACTCGGGCGCCCACGAGGTCACCAACTTCGACCACATCGAGGCCGAGCCTGGCCACGTGCTGGCGGTGACGCTGCGCCGCGCGGGCGATCGGCGCGATATCGAGGTCACCCCGCATCGGGTGGGCGAGTGGAGTTTTCGCAGCATCAGCCGCGACATCGCCGGCGCCGACGACGTGGAGGCGCTGCGGGCCGAACTGGAGGCCATCGCCGACAAGACGCGTGTCGTGGTGCAGCTGGGCCTGGTCGGGTCGCTCACCATCGCCGAAAACGCGGTGCTGGAGGAGATGCTCGAACAGTTCCGGGACCGGTTCGCCGCCCTGGTGCCGTGGACCAAGAATGACGACCTGACCGTCGTCGGCGCCGAGTCCGACATCGAATCATTGGGTGTGGCGGGGTATGCCGCCGAAGCGGCACACGAGTTGCTGGGTATCGCGGACTCATCCGATGACGAGAGCGCGCAGGCCGCCCGGGATGCCCTGGCGTTGCTGCGCAGACTGGCCTCGCGATGA
- a CDS encoding AAA family ATPase: protein MRLHRLKLRDFRGIGEREVCFADRGVTVVEGRNEAGKSSMIEALDVLLRFRDNSKSSAVRAIMPSGRDVGSEVEAEISCGEWYFTYSKRFNKQPSTTLAVHRPKPEQLSGRDAHDRVDEILDTTVDRVLFDALKLLQSGTDPALTDLSSAASLSRALDRAAGGGGLAGAEPDSVVPPDSVVSPDPIVSEDDNVLVDAVAGEYGRYYTLKQGKPTGELAAAASRAAVAGERYDRLRRGREVLDDDIERLREAVSRRGELQRAGELARADQERVELAWQAAQAVLSKAEDAARGVAHRQTALTLAERVMNERNDIRQRRAVLCTEAAELDEQCAQALEQARLAAVEASGLEGELSSAKEILVDLREKVGTARQALRRARLTAEVAELTDVLDKLAGFRAELDTVDGELATHTVDAEVASAAQALAHRIDVARGRLEAAAATLRVETLGDHPVTIDGEPVAADGAVDVDGAVDVDGAVDVVADADRVIEAAGVVRVTVRRGVDTQALAEELDRLQWSAQTLCDTHGLTDLSQAAARAAARTDLTHKRALICERRDGLLKWRTVAEIRDWRDVVRAELEGLPEAEAPAPDSIDDLVAAERAQADLVERAHTAAIRRASESSALTDRQTSLARRRERVGKQIDELDDRLAELVFALPDDEARAAVDRARDDLEEARAAQTQFAAQAAELDAAGIELRREQIARDIGHGDAELDAVGHLITELGTKLEMYRSEARLDEFDEAQVEWEDACAGLRRITRRAEAAKLLHETLTRTRLESRAKYADPFTRRLDQLGAIVFGESVRFDVDDDLNVVSRTVEGVTVPRDALSGGAKEQLGLISRLAVATLVDEADGVPVIIDDALGYSDPDRIAAMASVLTEAAHDAQVIVLTCSPHRYAGVRDAHVVTV, encoded by the coding sequence ATGAGGCTGCACCGCCTGAAGCTGCGTGACTTCCGGGGTATCGGTGAGCGCGAGGTGTGTTTCGCCGATCGGGGCGTGACGGTGGTCGAGGGCCGTAACGAGGCCGGCAAGTCGTCGATGATCGAGGCCCTCGATGTGCTGCTGAGGTTCCGGGACAACAGCAAATCGTCGGCCGTGCGCGCGATCATGCCGTCCGGTCGAGATGTGGGGTCGGAAGTCGAGGCCGAGATCAGCTGCGGTGAATGGTATTTCACCTATTCCAAACGATTCAACAAGCAGCCGTCGACGACGCTGGCCGTGCACCGCCCGAAACCGGAACAGCTCAGCGGTCGTGACGCGCACGACCGGGTCGACGAGATCCTCGACACGACCGTCGACAGGGTGCTGTTCGACGCGCTGAAACTGTTGCAGTCCGGTACCGATCCGGCGCTGACCGATCTGTCGTCGGCGGCGTCGCTGTCGCGGGCGCTCGACCGGGCGGCCGGCGGCGGCGGGCTCGCCGGTGCCGAACCCGATTCGGTTGTGCCCCCCGATTCGGTTGTGTCCCCAGATCCGATTGTGTCCGAGGACGACAACGTTCTCGTGGATGCGGTGGCCGGTGAATACGGCCGGTACTACACCCTCAAACAGGGCAAGCCGACGGGCGAACTGGCGGCGGCCGCCTCCCGTGCCGCTGTCGCCGGTGAACGGTACGACCGGCTGCGCCGGGGCCGGGAGGTGCTCGATGACGACATCGAACGGCTGCGGGAGGCGGTCTCGCGTCGTGGGGAGTTGCAGCGCGCGGGCGAACTCGCCCGGGCCGACCAGGAGCGGGTCGAGCTCGCGTGGCAGGCGGCGCAGGCCGTGCTGTCGAAGGCGGAGGACGCCGCGCGCGGTGTCGCGCACCGCCAGACCGCGTTGACACTGGCCGAGCGGGTGATGAACGAGCGCAACGACATCCGGCAGCGGCGTGCGGTGTTGTGCACGGAGGCCGCCGAACTCGACGAGCAGTGCGCCCAGGCTCTCGAACAGGCACGGCTGGCGGCGGTCGAGGCCTCTGGTTTGGAAGGCGAATTGTCCTCTGCCAAGGAGATTCTGGTCGATCTGCGCGAGAAGGTGGGTACCGCCCGGCAGGCTCTGCGCCGCGCCCGATTGACCGCCGAGGTCGCCGAACTCACCGACGTCCTCGACAAGCTTGCCGGGTTCCGGGCCGAGCTCGACACCGTCGACGGCGAATTGGCCACGCACACCGTCGATGCGGAGGTCGCCTCGGCGGCGCAGGCGCTGGCCCACCGGATCGACGTCGCGCGCGGACGGCTGGAGGCGGCGGCGGCGACGCTGCGCGTGGAGACGCTGGGGGACCATCCGGTCACGATCGACGGCGAGCCCGTGGCCGCCGATGGTGCGGTAGATGTCGATGGTGCGGTAGATGTCGATGGTGCGGTCGATGTCGTGGCCGACGCCGACCGTGTGATCGAGGCGGCCGGGGTAGTGCGGGTGACGGTGCGGCGCGGCGTCGACACGCAGGCGCTGGCCGAGGAACTCGACCGGCTGCAGTGGTCGGCGCAAACCCTATGCGATACCCACGGTCTGACGGATCTGTCGCAGGCTGCGGCCAGGGCCGCCGCCCGCACCGACCTCACCCACAAGCGGGCGCTGATCTGCGAGCGGCGCGACGGGCTGCTCAAGTGGCGGACCGTGGCCGAGATCCGGGATTGGCGCGATGTGGTGCGCGCAGAGCTCGAGGGACTGCCCGAGGCCGAGGCGCCGGCGCCGGACTCGATCGACGATCTGGTGGCGGCCGAGCGCGCCCAGGCCGATCTGGTGGAGCGCGCCCACACGGCCGCGATCCGGCGGGCGTCGGAGTCGTCGGCCCTCACAGACCGGCAGACGTCGCTGGCGCGGCGGCGCGAGCGCGTCGGCAAGCAGATCGATGAGCTGGACGACAGGCTCGCCGAGCTGGTTTTCGCGCTGCCCGACGATGAGGCCCGCGCGGCGGTCGACAGGGCCCGCGATGATCTCGAGGAGGCCCGCGCGGCGCAGACCCAGTTCGCGGCGCAGGCGGCCGAACTCGACGCCGCCGGTATCGAATTGCGGCGTGAGCAGATCGCCCGCGACATCGGTCACGGCGATGCCGAACTCGACGCCGTCGGGCATCTGATCACCGAACTCGGCACCAAACTCGAGATGTACCGCAGCGAGGCCCGGCTCGACGAATTCGACGAGGCGCAGGTCGAATGGGAGGACGCGTGCGCCGGTCTGCGGCGGATCACCCGCCGCGCCGAGGCCGCAAAACTGTTGCACGAGACCCTTACCCGCACGCGGCTGGAGTCGCGCGCCAAGTACGCCGACCCGTTTACCCGCCGCCTCGACCAGCTCGGCGCCATCGTGTTCGGTGAGTCGGTGCGTTTCGACGTCGACGACGACCTGAACGTGGTCTCCCGCACCGTCGAGGGCGTCACCGTGCCCCGCGACGCACTGTCCGGCGGCGCCAAGGAACAGCTGGGCCTGATCTCCCGCCTGGCCGTCGCCACCCTCGTGGACGAGGCCGACGGTGTTCCCGTCATCATCGACGACGCACTCGGCTACAGCGACCCCGACCGCATCGCTGCGATGGCGTCGGTGCTCACCGAGGCCGCCCACGACGCCCAGGTGATCGTTCTGACGTGCAGCCCGCATCGCTACGCCGGCGTCCGCGACGCTCACGTGGTCACCGTATGA
- a CDS encoding mycofactocin-coupled SDR family oxidoreductase, whose amino-acid sequence MGTLDGKTVFVTGAARGQGRSHAIKLAGEGADIIAVDICAQIPTVEYAMATRDDMDVTIKEVEKLGRAIVASEADVRDPDALSHALAQGEATIGRRVDIVLANAGIMPLGIEINTHQAFLDVIDVNLTGVHNTVTAAVPSLLANNGGSIVITSSSQGLKGTGGMGGVNAAYTAAKHGVVGLMRNYANWLSPKGIRVNTVHPTGVATPMIQNPQLEKFYSDPNVDFDAVRNIMPVPFIEPADVSAAIAFLVSDAGRYITGVTFPVDAGFNAR is encoded by the coding sequence ATGGGCACGCTAGACGGCAAGACCGTATTCGTAACCGGAGCGGCGCGGGGCCAAGGGCGCAGCCATGCGATCAAACTTGCCGGCGAGGGAGCCGACATCATCGCCGTCGACATCTGCGCACAGATCCCGACTGTCGAGTACGCGATGGCGACTCGTGACGACATGGATGTGACGATCAAGGAGGTCGAAAAACTCGGCCGCGCGATCGTCGCATCCGAAGCCGATGTCCGGGACCCTGATGCTCTGTCCCATGCGCTGGCACAGGGTGAGGCGACGATCGGTCGACGGGTCGACATCGTGCTGGCGAACGCCGGCATCATGCCGCTCGGTATCGAGATCAACACCCACCAAGCCTTCTTGGACGTGATCGACGTCAATCTCACCGGCGTCCACAACACCGTTACCGCGGCTGTACCGAGCCTACTGGCCAACAACGGTGGTTCCATCGTCATCACCAGCTCGTCGCAGGGTTTGAAGGGGACCGGAGGAATGGGCGGTGTCAACGCCGCCTACACCGCTGCCAAGCACGGTGTCGTCGGACTGATGCGCAACTACGCAAACTGGCTGAGCCCCAAGGGCATCAGAGTGAACACCGTTCACCCGACCGGGGTGGCGACTCCGATGATCCAGAATCCTCAACTCGAGAAGTTCTACAGCGATCCCAACGTCGACTTCGATGCTGTCCGCAACATCATGCCGGTCCCGTTCATCGAGCCCGCCGATGTTTCCGCCGCCATCGCATTCCTGGTCAGTGATGCCGGCCGCTACATCACCGGTGTCACCTTCCCCGTGGATGCTGGATTCAACGCGCGCTGA
- a CDS encoding IS3 family transposase, protein MPVGRTGQCWDNAVAESFFSMLKNEMYHHHRFGTRARARLAVADYIDVFYNRRRHSTINYQTPAQAMNNVLARTDPTADQAA, encoded by the coding sequence TTGCCTGTTGGACGGACCGGTCAATGTTGGGACAATGCCGTCGCTGAATCGTTCTTCTCCATGCTCAAGAACGAGATGTACCACCACCATCGGTTCGGTACCCGTGCCCGCGCCCGGCTCGCGGTCGCCGACTACATCGACGTGTTCTACAACCGCCGCCGCCACTCAACGATCAACTACCAAACCCCCGCCCAGGCGATGAACAACGTCCTCGCCCGCACCGATCCCACAGCCGATCAGGCCGCATAA
- a CDS encoding helix-turn-helix transcriptional regulator, with amino-acid sequence MSTSGDREVSVRSAAGLGRAIRAARLEHGMTQAELAERALTNRFSITQIEKGETTKAVEKLFDALAALDLELAVRPRRGWRTS; translated from the coding sequence ATGTCAACATCGGGTGATCGTGAGGTGTCGGTGCGTTCCGCGGCCGGACTGGGGCGCGCGATTCGCGCTGCGCGGCTCGAACACGGCATGACGCAGGCCGAACTCGCCGAACGGGCGCTCACCAACCGTTTCTCGATCACCCAGATCGAGAAAGGGGAAACAACCAAGGCGGTTGAGAAACTGTTCGACGCCCTCGCCGCACTCGACCTCGAACTGGCGGTGCGGCCGCGGCGGGGCTGGCGGACGTCGTGA
- a CDS encoding type II toxin-antitoxin system HipA family toxin — translation MKALDIWLNGRHTASIAPRARGNKISIEYTNEGCGGYREGAPILSCSLPAVVASQPPAVSRAYLEGLLPEGNALAAAAARLRGVRLDLAGAPATPADVMALLTEYGRECTGAVVVLPTDEGPPGSGHPSVPLRDRDIAELLGGLGDSPLGTDPIHGIRMSLGGAQDKLLLTNVDDRWCRPVDGYPSTHILKPTTVWPHSSENEALVLALSRACGLSGNATWVQRRTGPWSRSSTRSGHVCGDWIRATGWAVRTRRTAAAPPERLIRSRRTSVAERAEQAQFIGRGWALRSVRIFVNRVISSVC, via the coding sequence GTGAAGGCACTGGATATCTGGCTGAACGGTCGGCATACGGCGAGTATCGCGCCCAGGGCCCGGGGCAACAAGATCTCGATCGAGTACACGAACGAGGGGTGTGGCGGCTATCGGGAGGGGGCGCCGATCCTGTCCTGCTCGCTGCCCGCGGTAGTGGCGTCGCAACCACCGGCCGTCTCGCGGGCGTATCTGGAAGGTCTTCTCCCGGAAGGAAATGCGTTGGCCGCTGCGGCCGCACGGTTACGTGGCGTCCGACTCGACCTGGCCGGCGCGCCGGCGACACCGGCGGACGTGATGGCACTGCTGACGGAGTATGGCAGAGAGTGCACGGGCGCGGTCGTGGTCTTGCCCACCGATGAAGGGCCACCGGGTTCGGGGCATCCATCGGTTCCATTGCGCGATCGCGACATCGCCGAACTCCTCGGTGGGCTCGGGGACAGTCCGCTCGGCACCGATCCCATACACGGAATCCGGATGTCGTTGGGCGGGGCGCAGGACAAATTGCTGCTGACCAACGTCGATGACCGATGGTGCCGACCGGTGGACGGCTATCCGTCGACACACATCCTCAAACCGACCACTGTCTGGCCGCACAGTTCGGAGAACGAGGCGCTGGTACTGGCGCTGTCGAGAGCCTGCGGCTTGTCGGGGAACGCGACGTGGGTTCAGCGGCGGACTGGCCCGTGGAGTCGGTCGTCGACACGATCCGGGCACGTGTGCGGCGACTGGATTCGGGCGACAGGTTGGGCGGTGCGGACCCGTCGCACCGCCGCCGCTCCGCCGGAACGCTTGATCAGGTCTCGGCGAACAAGCGTGGCCGAACGCGCTGAGCAGGCTCAGTTCATCGGCAGGGGCTGGGCGTTGCGTTCGGTGAGGATCTTCGTGAACAGGGTGATCTCGTCGGTCTGCTGA
- a CDS encoding DUF305 domain-containing protein, with translation MSDAPTLTPAARPWLLPTAIGVVALLLGVGLGWLVTASFAGDSEDGPDAGAAPVGFAQDMIVHHAQGVEMAEIVLTQGTDPAIRKIALTILTDQTREIGQMTAWLDLWGQPVESPDAPMTWMGHDTSDPTGHDMSGHSGHGTDAPAATAPAGTSPAATNSPVPADEPVMPGMATDAEMARLRSLHGAEADTFFIQLMLRHHEGGLHMMTFAADPANVSQEYVRELAGHMDGQQTDEITLFTKILTERNAQPLPMN, from the coding sequence GTGTCCGACGCCCCGACACTTACCCCCGCCGCGCGGCCCTGGCTGCTACCCACAGCGATCGGCGTGGTCGCACTGCTCCTGGGCGTCGGCCTGGGCTGGCTGGTCACCGCCAGTTTCGCCGGCGACTCCGAGGACGGACCGGACGCCGGGGCCGCGCCCGTGGGCTTCGCCCAGGACATGATCGTGCATCACGCGCAGGGCGTGGAGATGGCCGAGATCGTCCTCACGCAGGGCACCGATCCCGCGATCAGGAAGATCGCGCTGACGATCCTGACCGACCAGACCCGTGAGATCGGCCAGATGACGGCGTGGCTCGACCTGTGGGGTCAGCCGGTGGAGAGTCCCGATGCTCCGATGACCTGGATGGGTCACGACACATCGGACCCGACCGGGCACGACATGTCCGGACACTCCGGCCATGGCACGGACGCCCCCGCTGCCACCGCTCCTGCTGGGACCTCTCCTGCTGCGACGAACTCACCCGTTCCGGCGGACGAACCCGTCATGCCGGGGATGGCAACCGATGCGGAGATGGCGAGGTTGCGCTCGCTGCACGGCGCCGAGGCAGACACCTTCTTCATCCAGCTGATGCTGCGCCACCACGAGGGCGGCCTGCACATGATGACCTTCGCCGCCGATCCCGCCAACGTCTCGCAGGAGTACGTGCGCGAGCTCGCCGGCCACATGGACGGTCAGCAGACCGACGAGATCACCCTGTTCACGAAGATCCTCACCGAACGCAACGCCCAGCCCCTGCCGATGAACTGA